The following coding sequences lie in one Bordetella genomosp. 9 genomic window:
- a CDS encoding DUF4150 domain-containing protein produces MFANCQLMGMDLAFPDVCKTPPAAMAPIPYPNIALGPTAIPNAWNVLFMAAPAHNMATVTPITMGDTPGAAGGLISQTFMSQSRHLTGAFTVLIMGTPATRLTSLSLQNRVNALGMRVVPSQPKVLLLAP; encoded by the coding sequence ATGTTTGCAAACTGTCAGTTGATGGGCATGGACCTCGCTTTTCCGGACGTGTGCAAGACGCCGCCGGCGGCGATGGCCCCAATTCCGTATCCCAACATCGCCCTGGGGCCCACCGCGATACCCAATGCGTGGAATGTTCTATTCATGGCGGCGCCCGCGCACAACATGGCGACGGTAACGCCCATCACGATGGGCGATACGCCAGGCGCCGCCGGCGGCTTGATATCGCAGACCTTCATGAGTCAGTCCCGCCATCTGACCGGCGCATTCACTGTGCTGATCATGGGGACGCCGGCGACACGCCTGACCAGCCTCTCGCTGCAGAATCGGGTCAACGCGCTCGGCATGCGGGTCGTGCCGAGCCAGCCAAAAGTGCTGTTGCTGGCGCCCTGA